The Streptomyces sp. NBC_01317 genomic interval CGGGCCACCCCCGCCGCGCCCCTGATCAGCGCCGTGGCGTCGGCCTCCAGCCGGACCAGCGCGGCGTCGAGCCGCAGACCGCCACCGAGCGCCGCCGCGGCCCGCCCCGCCAGGGAGACCAGCGCCCGCGCGTCCTCCGCGTCGGTGGAACCCGCCAGTCCGTCCAGCGCGCGCACCCCCGCGGCGGTGAGGTCGTCGTACGCCTCGGAGAGCGCGGCCCGTTCCCACCCGCCGGGCAGGCCCGGCAGATGACCGGACCTGATCCGGTCCAACAGGGCCAGCCCGGTGAGCAGTTCGGGCAGCGTCCCGGAGGCGGGCAGCAACTCGGCGGTCTCCGAGAGGCGTTCCGCGGCGAGGTCTGGGAGTCCGCACCGCGCCGCCTCCTCAAGACCGGCCAGCACCTCCGGGGCCGTCGGGCCGCCGAGCAGGCGCTCCCTCGTCCGCCGCTGCCGCAGCGTCCCCTCGGTGGCCTGCTCCAGCGTCACTCCCCGCACACCGGTCACATCGAGCATCGCGGCCGTCGACGGAGACCAGGTCACCGTCCACCGCGTCGTCAGCGGGGCGGCGTCGCCCACTCCCGCGACGCTGCTCTCCTCCCCGTACGGGACACGGCAGGCGGCCAGCCGGCGCAGGGCCAGCTCCCGGCGCCGGTCCAGGTCGCCGCGGTGCGCGTCGAGACGCAACTCGCGGCGGCCCGGCGCGGTAGGCGTGGGCAGCGACAGCCCACCGAGGAGCGTCTCGACGGACGGTCCGAGCCCCGAACGCGGCGTCCCGGGCGCGAGCCGTCCCTGCCGGGTCCCGACCAGGACCTTCTCCATCGAGGCGGCCACGACGCGGCCCCGCCCGTACAACTGCCCCTGCGTGAGGACGGTCTGCGCCGCCTCCACCACCTCGCCCCGCCCGGCGGCCGGAAGCCCGCGCAGCGACGCCAGATCCCGGGCGACCCGGACCACCTCACGGGCGTCGGCGGGCCCGCTGGGGTGACCGCCGTCCCGTACGGCCGCACAGATCCGTACGGCGGTCGCCGTCAACAGGTCGTCCAGCAGCACCGGATCGCCCGCCGCGAGATGCACCCCACGCTGCCACTCCGGATCCCTGATCCCGGCCGGATACCCGGACCGCTCGTCCAACAGGGCATACGAATACGGCACGAGCGAGGTGACCACGCCCCCACCCTTGGCGGCCGGCGAGGCGTCACCCCCCACCACCCGCCCCACATCGGCCCCCGCAGGCCGGGCCGCGTCGGCCCCAGCGGCCCGCGCCACGTCGGCCCCCTCGGACCGGCCCACATCGGCCCCTGCGGCCCGCGCCTCGTCCGGCCCTCCCCGGACCAGCGCTGGCGCGTGGAAGGCCCCGATCACCGCGGCCGTACGGCGGCCGACCCGTTCGGCCAGGTGGCGGCGCATGTTCGCCTCCCGGCGGAGGTCGTACGGGTCGACCGCACCTGCGTCCGCCCGCAGCGCCCAGCCCACCAACAGCGCGGCCCGCCGCAGGGCCTCCGGTCCCGAGCCCGGGGCCATCGTCTCGACCAGCCGATCCCACAGATCGTCCCCGCCCCGCCCCCCGGCCCGTGCCCGCAACGCGGCACTCAACGCCCCGCCACGACCGTCCCCCTCCGCGCCCCCGCCCAGGCCCCGCTCCTCCCGCGCCTCCAGCGGCAGATCGAACGCGACCACCTCCACCCCCGCCTCCCGCGCCCAGCGGATCGCCGCCAGTTCCGGGGAGAACTCCGCGAACGGCAGGAACACCAGCCCGCCGCCCGTTCCGTCGCTCCGGCCGCCCGCCAGGGCCACCGGTGGGACCGTCGCCGGGTCGGCGAGATACGGCAGCCAGGGCGCGAACTCCTCCGGCAGTTCGATGAACAGCACCTCCGGTGCTGCCTGCGTCAGCATGGCCGGCACGGCGGCGGCCAACGCGGGGGAGTGGTGCCTTACCCCGATCAGATACGGCTCCGTACAGTCGGCCAGCCGGTTCAACGCCTTCCCGGGCGGGGCCGTCCTCCCAAGCCCCGCCCCCTCACCCCAGCTCATCGCGCAGCTCCCACAACGTCCTCCACAGGGGCGCTCCCGCCTCCGCGCGGCGGCGGATCGGGCCGTCCCAGTAGCCCAGCAGCCTCGCGTGGTCGGCCGGGTCGTCCTTCTGGACCGTCCCCAGCAGGTGGCCCGGCAACATGCGGAGCACATCGCGGCCGTCGTTCAGGTACGCCGCTCCCAGGCCCATCGCCGTGGCCACCTGGACCGCCTCCGCCGTCGACATGACCGTCGAGGGGCGCTCGACCTCCCAGCCCTCCGAGCTCCTCCCCGTCCGCAGGTCCCGGAACGCGGTGATCAAGGCTTCCAGCACGGTGTCGTCCACCGAGAACTCCGCCCCGCCGCGCACCAGCGCCGCCGTCGCCTGGCTGCGTACCAGCGCCGTCTCCGCGTCCAGGTCGTCGATCGGGCCCACCGTCTCGAAGTTGAAGCGCCGTTTCAGCGCCGCGGACATCTCGGAGACGCCCTTGTCGCGCAAGTTGGCCGTGGCGATCAGCGTGAAGCCGGGCGCCGCGTGCACCGTGCTGTCGCCGTCCTCCCCGCCCGCCAGTTCCGGAACGGACATCCGGCGTTCGGAGAGCAGCGAGACCAGCGCGTCCTGCACCTCGGGCAGACAGCGCGTGACCTCCTCGATCCGGGCCACCGCGCCCCGGGTCATGGCCCGCAGGACGGGGGAGGGGACCAGGGCGTCCCGGCTCGGGCCCTTGGCCAGCAGCATCGCGTAGTTCCAGCCGTAACGGAGCTGGTCCTCCGTGGTGCCCGCCGTGCCCTGCACCGTCAGCGTGCTCGTGCCGCACACGGCGGCCGACAACAGCTCGGAGAGCATCGACTTGGCCGTACCGGGCTCGCCCACGAGCAGCAGCCCGCGCTCGCCCGCGAGTGTCACCACACACCGCTCCACCAGCGAGCGGTCGCCTACGAACTTCCGTGACACCGCGAGCTTCCCCCCGTCCGGCGCCTTGAGCTGTTCGCCGTCCGTGCCGCAGACGAACAGCACCACCGCGCGGGGCGTCAGCCGCCAGCCCGGCGGTCGCGGTCCGTTGTCGTACGACGCCAGGAACGCCAGCTCCGCCGCGAAGCGGTCCTCCGGCAGCTCCACCTGCCGGGCGCCGCCCGCCCTCGCCGCCGGTACGGTCTGTTCCCTCATCGTCTGCCTCCCCGGCCGCCACGGCCCTTGAACTCCTCGAACGCCGGCACCTCGCCGTCGCCCACCCGCCGCCACGCGGCCTCGAACAGCGCGGGCACCGGCAGGTCGGGCACCACGAAGCCCGGCCTGTCCCACGGCAGCAGCGCCGTCTTCCAGCTCTCCACGGGCAGCCGGGGAGCGTCCTTCTCCTCCAGCCAGCCGCCGGGCAGGAACACCGTGCGTCCCGCGCGCGCCCGCCTGCCCTCCACCACCAGGTCCGTGGCGGCCAGTTCGGCCCGCGCCTTCTTCAACCGGGCCGGCTTCCACCCCGTCCACGCCGCCTGGTTCCGGTCCGTCGGATCGGGCAGCGCCAGCAGCATCAGGTAGAGCGCCGACGCGTCCTCCGAGATCCCGGACCGGCGCGAGACATCGGCCACCAGGCCCTCCACGCTCAGCTGCGGGTTCTGCGGCGGGCCGGCCGGGCCGTCCGCCGAGACCAGGGCCAGGAACTCGTCACTCAGGACAGCCCGCAGCCCCTCCAGCCCCGACGCCTTCCCCGCCGTGGCCACCAGCAGCTTGAGGTCCGGGTGGTCGGGACCCCCGCCGCCTCCGCCGTCGACCCCCGGCTCGGGCAGGACGGCCGAGGGCCGCACCCACACCTCCTCGCCCGTCCCCCACCGCGTCGGTTTCAGGACCAGCGCCGCAGACAGCTCGAACAGCTCGGCATCACCCGCGGCCCGCGTCGGCGCCAGTCCGTACGCCTCCCGCAGACGCGGCGACACCGGGTCGTAGGCGAAGTCCCGGTCCACCCCCAGGTCCATCAGCAGACCCGGGTCGGCGAGCCGCTCCCGCAGCCTCAGCACCGTCTCCGGCAGTACCGCCCGCAGCGGATCGCCGAACGGCAGCCGGTACGCGAGCCAGCGCAGCGCCTCGACCCAGCTGCCCAGCGTGCTCCCGGTGAGCAGCCGCGACGCGTCGACCGGTGCCAGCTCGCCCTCCACCAGGCGCTGTTCCGTACGGCCCGTCAGCTCGCCCTGCCAGGCGGGGTTGAGCACCGCGTCCACGGCCTGGCTCGCGTGCAACTCGGCGGCCACCCCACGGATCACGGCAGGAGGCAGGACCCGCCGCTTGCCGCGCGTCGCGATCCACTCGCCCACCAGCGGCTCCGCCGGGAACCCGGCCGTCCACAGGCCGGCCACGCGCTCCGGGTCGGCAGGCAGCAGCAGCGCCGTGAACAACCGCCGCTGCTCGCTGCCCAGCCCGCTCAGCAGGGACACCGCCCACTCCAGCTCGGGCTTCTTCACGTCCAGCGGCTCCAGGTACTCGGCGGGCACCTGGTTCCCCCGGTAGCGGTTCAGCCCCGGGCAGCCGAGCTGGAACAGCACGCCCGCCGACGGTGTGATCCCCACCCGCTCCGCGAACTCCACGCCCAGCTCCGGGCGGTACGGCAGCGGACCACGCTCACGCACCGACTCCACCAGGCGCCGCACCGCCGGCGCCCGCACCGGGTCGTCCGCCGCGCCCAGCACCGTGGAGCCGGTGACCGTCGTGCCCTCCCAGGCGCCGAAGACGCCGGCGGGGTCGTACTCCAGGCACTGCCAGTACTCCTCCTTCTCGTCGGCCCGCGAACAACCGACGATCAGCAGCCGCCGCGCGCCCGCGTGCCGCACCTCGCCGCGCAGCCGTCGGTCGTCGTTGCCGCTATTGTCGTTATTGTCATCGTCTTCGTCCGCGTCCTCCTCGGGGCCGACCGGCATCCGCAGCTCCACGATCCGCAGCCGCCCCCGCGGATCGACCATGATCGCCGTGCCGCCGTCCTCGCCGGGAACGCCCTCACCGGAATCGGCGCCCTCCCCTCCCGCGCGTACGTCCAGCGCCGCGTCCAGGAGTTCCAACAGGGCCTCCCGATGCGGTTCAGGCGTCACCGGTACGGCCGCCCGGACCGCGAGCGCCACCAGCGTGGATCCGTACACGGGCACCCAGCCGACGCTCTCGGGAGCGGCCTCCGGCCGCCCCGGCACGCCGTCCGCCGCGAGCAGCGCCGACAACCGGCCGATCTGGTCGAAGATCACCGTCGAGCTCTGGGACATGTGCCGGTAGCCGAAGTGGTACCCGTCGGGCACCAGGCCCTCGAACGCCTCCTCCAGCACCTTGTCGTACGCATGACGCACCGTCGGCCCGTCCGCCGCCAGGTCCCCGGGACCCCGCTCCGCCCGCTCCGCGAGCTTCGCGAGGCGTTCCGCGTGGCGGGCCGCCTCCCTCACCACGCCGGCCACCCCCGCCACCAGCCCGGGGTGGGTGACCTCCGGCAGCAGCGCGCGCACCGCCGCGTCCGGCTCCGCACCGCCGGCGACGGCCGACAGCAGCGCCTCCGCGTCCGTGTCCGTCACCGCGCGCAACGCGGCCGATCCCCGTTCGTCGCGGGGCCGCAGCGCGTGCCAGTGCGACGTCGGCGGGACGAGCGGGGTGCCCGCGCCGTACGTCCCCTCCGTGCCCCCCGCGGTGTGGCGAGCGAGGCAGATCCCCTCGCCGTCGTACAGCTCGATCTGCGCCCCGCCGTACGACGCCTTCTCGCGCGGGTGCAGGACGGCTCCGCCCGGCAGCCGCATGGGCGGCAGCGGGACCCCGGAGTGCTCCGGGACGGCCGGGCCGCGGTTGCCGTCCACCGAACAGGCCGTCAGCGTCCCCTCGGTCGGGTCGTACGTCACGTACCAGCCCAGCAGTCCGTCCTTCGTCCCGAAGGGGGAGGACTCCAGGCCGGGACGCACAGGGAGCAGCCGGCAGGCGTTCTCCCGCAGCCGGATCGCGTCGCCGGTCAGGGCCGTCGCGAAGAAGGCCGGTACGGAGACGCGGCCCCGGCGGGCCGACGCCGGGTCGTACTCCCACCACTGGTTCTCGTGCAGGACCCAGACGGAGATGCCGTCCGAGGCGACCGGCCTGCGCTCGTCCGCGAACGAGATGTCGCCCGGATGGACCGGCCGGCCGCCGTAGCACCGGCTGCCGTCGGCCAGGGGGAGCGAGGGCATGCCGCCGCCGTTCCCCTGGCCGTTGATCTCGCCCTGGGGCTTGAAGACCTCGGTGGGACGGCCCGACCACACACCGCGCCGGTCGTCACCCCATCCGTTGACGACGAGCCACTGACCGTCCACGTACGCGATGTGGGTCGTGTCCCACGTGGTCTTCGAGACCGTGGGCAGCGTGAGCGTCCGCCGGTCGAGCACCTGGTCGGGGCCGACGGCCGCCACCTGGGGGCCGACCCGGACGAGCAGGGCGGGCCAGGCGTCCGTCAGCCGGTACGGCTCGTCCGCGCCCGCCCTGACCCTGCCGCCCGGAGCCGCGTTCTTCGTGGTCTTCCCCAGGTGGGGCAGGGCCTCCTCCAACCCCTGATGGCCCAGCTCGTCGAGGATCCCGCCGCGCAGGGTCCTGGCCAGGGCGGGGGCGGGGGACACCGCCGTGATCCGCCGGACCGCCCCGGGCGCGGTGGCCAGTACGGACGGCGACGAGAACCGCGACAACCGGTGCAGCCTGTCGTTCAGCTCGGGCAGCCCGAACGGCCGGCCCAGGTCGTCGGCCCGCTCCTCCAGCCAGCCCGCGAGCACCGTGCGCAGCGCGGGGTGACGGGCCATCGATTCGAGCAGCTCGGGCGCCCCGCCGCGGCCGGCCTCCTGCTCCACGGCGCCCCGCAGCGCCCGGGCGAACCGCGGCTCCGAGGTCACCGCCAGCAGATCCCTGCGGCCCTCCCGCTCGTCGGACACCCAACTGCCCAGGTGTACTTCCCTCCCCTCGTCGGAGAGATCCTCGACCGGCACGCCCCAGGACAGACAGGCGTCCAGCAGGTCCAGGTCCACCCCGGTCCGCCACCCGGTGCCGCTGCTCAGCCGCACCGGCACCGCGTCCGCGACCAGGCGGTCCACCAGCCGCTCCACCAGGGTCAGTTCGGCGGCGAGCCGCGGGGTCTGCCCCCAGCCGCGCTGCCGGTGGGCCGCCCAGGACGTCACCCAGCCGGCCGCCGGGACCGAGCCGTCCAGCAGCAGGTCCACCGCGCCGCACCGCTCCAGCAGCGCCAGCCACGAGTCGTCGAACGCCGCCGCGTCGCCGCCCGGAGCCGGCATCAGCGTCAACAGCCGCTCCCGCACCGCCCGGTCCTCGGTCGCCACGTCCGACAGGGACGGCAGGGCGGCCTGCCAGAAACTCACCGCCGCGCGGTTCATCGCCCCCGTGTGGATGATCTCCGCGAGCAGGGACCGCTCCTCGGCGCGCGCGTCGAGCCCCGCGCCCTTCGACAGCCGGCGCAGATCCTCCAGCATCCCCGCGTACGGGGCGAGTCCGGACGCGCACCGCTCCACGGACAGGGTCCTGAACTGCGCGTGCGCCTCTTCGGGAGACAGCCGTACCGCCAGCCCCCTGGCATGCTCGCGCAGCGCCTTCCCGCTGAGCGCGCCCGCCGCGGCGAACTCCAGGAAGACCTCCCGCAGCCGTTCCTCGTCCACCGCCAGCGCGTACCGCTGCTCGGCCGTCCTGGCCTTGCCGAAGAACGTCGCCGCCTGCGCCGTGGACTCCACGGCCAGGAAGAGCCTCGCGACCTGTTCGTAGAAGGTGGGCAGGAAGTGCGGTACGGAACGGTCGAGCCGCTCCCCGATCTCGTCGAACCCCTCCTTCGCCAGCCCCGGCTTGGTGGCCACGAGCCGCGCGAGCCGCTCCATCTCCTTGACCACGGCGAGCGCGTGATGCCCGTTGCCCGGGTCGTTCACGAGCGCCCACGCGGGGAAGCCCAGGGACTGCCGCTTCACCCGGCCGACCTCGGCCACCTCCGCGGCGGAGAAGCCCAGATACTCGGCGGAGAGGTCCTCGGCGGCCCCGATCGCGCCGGGCACGAGCCGTACCACCGTGCGCCCGTTGAGCACCGGATGGCCGTACGCCCTGGCCGTCAGCACATCGCCCGCCACGGCCCCGCCCTCCGCGCCGAGCGGCAGCACCGCCCCGGCGTCCAGCAGATCCCCCGCCGGGAGACCCGCCTCCAGCGGTCGCCCGTCGTTCACAACACCCCCACGCACAACGCCCCCGCTCACAGCGCCCCCTCCTCTTCGCTCTCGACCACACGGCCCGCGAACACCAGCGCGGCCATCCGCTCACCTTCGGACCAGGCGACCGGCCCCACTTCACCGAGCGGCAGCCGCCGCCCCGTCCCGTCCCGCCACTCCAGCGCTCCCGTCCGCGCCTCCGCGTCCGGATAGTCGCCCCCCAGCCAGTACGCCGCCTCCAACTGCCGTCCGTCCTCGACCAGCCGGCACAGCGCCTGGCCGCCCCGCACCCGGTAACCGAGCGTCAGCGCCCGCCCGGTGGCATGCCGCAGCTGGGCGAACTTCCCGTTCGCGTACGCGCTCCAGGACGTGTCCGTGCCGGCCGTCCCCGCGACCCCCTCCGGCTCCGGCCGTTGCCACACCTCGCGGAACAACTGCTCCACGCCCTGCTCGACCTTCAGCTCCGCCGCGAACTCCCGCAGCTCCGCCAGGTCTTCGAGCAGCACCGGATGGGGGATCAGCACCGACGTCACTCCCGCCGGGTCCAGCCACACCGAATCCCCGTCGAGATCCACGATCCCGAGCCCCTTCACCGGATCCGCGTCCCGCAGGAACCCGGCGCGCGCGGTGTCCGCCGACCCGTCCTCGCCCACCGGCGCCACCACCAGATCCCGCAGCGCCGCCTGCCACGCCGTGTCCGGCCACACCCGCGCCAACAGCGCGACCGGCACCGGCAGCGACCGCACCAGCCAGGCGTCCACCTGCTCCCGGCACTCGCTCTCGTGCCGCGCCAGCCACTCGGCCAACTGCCTGAGCCTGACCACCTCGACGTCGTCCTTGAGCTTCGGCGGCACCTGCTTCAGCGCCCTGCCCGCGGCATTGCGGCACAGCACCCGCGTGCCCTCCAGCGAGACGGCGTACCCGCCCGCCGTTTCGATCCAACCCATGGCAGGACCCCTCCCCGACCTTCTGGTTCTCGAACTGATCACCACGTTAGGCGGGGGGTCTGACAACGGCCCGATCGGGCCCGTGAGCTGCTGGAACGCCGAGGTGGCCCCGCGTCAGACGATGTCCTCCATCTGCTGGATGTCCCGGGGCGAGCGGGAGTGGGTACGGGTCTCCCGGACGCGGCGCGCGAACGGCCAGTACGCCGTCGCCAGCAGCAGCGCCCCGGCCAG includes:
- a CDS encoding DUF5682 family protein, which encodes MSWGEGAGLGRTAPPGKALNRLADCTEPYLIGVRHHSPALAAAVPAMLTQAAPEVLFIELPEEFAPWLPYLADPATVPPVALAGGRSDGTGGGLVFLPFAEFSPELAAIRWAREAGVEVVAFDLPLEAREERGLGGGAEGDGRGGALSAALRARAGGRGGDDLWDRLVETMAPGSGPEALRRAALLVGWALRADAGAVDPYDLRREANMRRHLAERVGRRTAAVIGAFHAPALVRGGPDEARAAGADVGRSEGADVARAAGADAARPAGADVGRVVGGDASPAAKGGGVVTSLVPYSYALLDERSGYPAGIRDPEWQRGVHLAAGDPVLLDDLLTATAVRICAAVRDGGHPSGPADAREVVRVARDLASLRGLPAAGRGEVVEAAQTVLTQGQLYGRGRVVAASMEKVLVGTRQGRLAPGTPRSGLGPSVETLLGGLSLPTPTAPGRRELRLDAHRGDLDRRRELALRRLAACRVPYGEESSVAGVGDAAPLTTRWTVTWSPSTAAMLDVTGVRGVTLEQATEGTLRQRRTRERLLGGPTAPEVLAGLEEAARCGLPDLAAERLSETAELLPASGTLPELLTGLALLDRIRSGHLPGLPGGWERAALSEAYDDLTAAGVRALDGLAGSTDAEDARALVSLAGRAAAALGGGLRLDAALVRLEADATALIRGAAGVARVLLGSGDATEFGVRLASRVDGATTSALRTDLGGFLRGALLAAGSLMETGPALDPLMERVEALPDRDFLDRLPALRAGFDTLSPAARSRLLATVEDRTGLAAGTLPGPMTDPATLALLASADLAGREALTARGLFPGLTADLATGLPAGAGSGEARPATAEPAAAGPVTAGPVMAGPVTVVATVEVGGAGAGTVAVGVPRDGATGGVLALSPGERWRLLLGRGRELRGGAGRVGAALDELYGFGRGEGARGEEGRGGSRGGDGAPYPDVRSWSEELTALFGPGVREEVLAAAADAGRIDAAMELDPAAARPSVELLRTVLSYAGGLPEHQLARLRPLVAKLVAELTEALAHRLRPALTGLSHPRPTRRPGGPLDLARTIRANLATARRDPDTGALTVLPERPVFRTRARKTADWRLVLVVDVSGSMEASTVWAALTAAVLAGVPAVSTHFVAFSTEVVDLTDQVDDPLSLLLEVSVGGGTNIALGLRHARQLVSVPSRTLVVLISDFEEGGPVSPLLAEVRALVDAGCHVLGCASLDDEGRPRYSTGIAGQLVGAGMPVAALSPLELARWVGERVGGAHR
- a CDS encoding DUF4132 domain-containing protein, whose translation is MGWIETAGGYAVSLEGTRVLCRNAAGRALKQVPPKLKDDVEVVRLRQLAEWLARHESECREQVDAWLVRSLPVPVALLARVWPDTAWQAALRDLVVAPVGEDGSADTARAGFLRDADPVKGLGIVDLDGDSVWLDPAGVTSVLIPHPVLLEDLAELREFAAELKVEQGVEQLFREVWQRPEPEGVAGTAGTDTSWSAYANGKFAQLRHATGRALTLGYRVRGGQALCRLVEDGRQLEAAYWLGGDYPDAEARTGALEWRDGTGRRLPLGEVGPVAWSEGERMAALVFAGRVVESEEEGAL
- a CDS encoding AAA family ATPase, which produces MREQTVPAARAGGARQVELPEDRFAAELAFLASYDNGPRPPGWRLTPRAVVLFVCGTDGEQLKAPDGGKLAVSRKFVGDRSLVERCVVTLAGERGLLLVGEPGTAKSMLSELLSAAVCGTSTLTVQGTAGTTEDQLRYGWNYAMLLAKGPSRDALVPSPVLRAMTRGAVARIEEVTRCLPEVQDALVSLLSERRMSVPELAGGEDGDSTVHAAPGFTLIATANLRDKGVSEMSAALKRRFNFETVGPIDDLDAETALVRSQATAALVRGGAEFSVDDTVLEALITAFRDLRTGRSSEGWEVERPSTVMSTAEAVQVATAMGLGAAYLNDGRDVLRMLPGHLLGTVQKDDPADHARLLGYWDGPIRRRAEAGAPLWRTLWELRDELG